Sequence from the Qipengyuania pelagi genome:
CCCCTGGACCAGCGAGATCGTGAAGAAGACGCGCAAGCCCTGGATCGCGGCGGTGAACGGCTTTGCCTTGGGCGGCGGATGCGAGCTGGCCATGATGGCCGATTTCATCATCGCGAGCGAGAACGCCAAGTTCGGCCAGCCCGAAATCAATCTCGGCGTCGCGCCCGGCATGGGCGGATCGCAGCGCCTGACCAAGGCGATCGGCAAGTCCAAGGCGATGGAAATGTGCCTGACGGGCCGGATGATGGGCGCCGAAGAGGCGGAGCGCAGCAATCTGGTGGTGCGCGTGGTGCCGCATGACGAGCTGCTGGGCGACGCGCTCAAGACCGCGGCGACCATCGCCAGCAAGCCGCCCATGGCCGCGATCGCCAACAAGGAAATGGTCAACGCCGCCTTCGAAACTTCACTCGATCAGGGCCTGATCGTGGAACGCCGCATCTTCCAGATCCTCGCCGCGAGCGAGGACAAGAAGGAGGGCATGGCGGCCTTCGTGGAGAAGCGCGAAGGTAAGTGGAAGGGGCGGTAAAACAAACCCCTCCCCTGAAGGGGAGCGGAGGAGCCGCGAAGCGGCGGAGGGGTGGGGAATGGCATGGAGCAAGCCTCGATTGACATCCCCCACCCCAACCCCTCCCCTGAAGGGGAGGGGCTTAGTGGAGAGAGAACATGAAAATCGCCTTTATCGGCCTCGGCAATATGGGCGGCGGAATGGCCGCGAACCTCGTGAAGGCGGGGCACTCGGTGCACGCCTTCGACCTCAGCGCTGACGCGCTCGACGCCGCGAAGACGAATGGCTGCACACCCTTCACCGATGCGGGCGAGGCCTGTGCGGAGGTCGAGGCGGTCGTCACCATGCTGCCCAATGGCGGGATCGTGAAGTCGGTCTATGAGGGCAGCGTCATCGGCACCGCACCGGCTGGCGCGGTGCTGCTCGACTGTTCGACCATTGACGTCGCCACCGCGAAGGAGACGATCGCGGCCGCCGAAAACGCAGGCTATGCCATGGTCGATGCGCCGGTTTCCGGCGGGATCGCGGCGGCGAATGGCGGTACGCTGACCTTCATGGTCGGCGGAAGCGAGGAAGCGTTCGAGCGCGCGAAACCCGTGCTCGAAGCCATGGGCAAGGCCGTGATCCACGCAGGCGATGCGGGAGCTGGGCAGACGGCGAAGATCTGCAACAATATGCTCCTCGCCATCACCATGATCGGCACGTCCGAAGCGATGAAGATGGCCGAGAAATTGGGCCTTGATCCGCAGAAATTCTACGAAATCTCGTCGCAATCCTCGGGCTATAACTGGTCGCTCAACGCCTACACCCCGCTACCCGGCGTGGGCGTCGAGAGCCCGGCGGACAAGGACTATCAGGGCGGCTTCGCCACCGCGCTGATGCTCAAGGATCTGCGGCTCGCGATGGAGGCAGCCGAAAATTCCGATGCCCCCGTGCCGCTGGGTGCGCGCGCCGCCTCGCTTTACGAGGATTTCGCGGGCGCGGGCAATGGCGGGCTCGATTTCTCGGCGATTATCAAGACCTACAAGTAATTCCACCACCGTCATTGCGAGCGACCGCAAGGTCGCGCGGCAATCCAGGGCAATTCACGAACACCCTGGATTGCCGCGGAGACTTTGTCTCCTCGCAATGACGATCAGGCATGGATCGCGGCGAGGATCGCTTCGAGCCATTCGCGCGGGGCGCGACGCCTGCCGATATCGGCGACGAATTCCTGCCCGCGCGCGACGCTCTTTAGCCGCTTGCCGGGCAGCCAGCGATCCGCGCGATCATGATAGCTCAACCCTCCGGGCTTGAGCCAGCCCGGTCGATTCCACAGGGTCAGCGGGCCTTCCGGGACCGTCAGGCGCAGCACATCGCACGCCGTCCGCGCCACGCGCCCCGGCCCGCGATAGATCGTGTCGTTCCTCCCGTGCATGGCGAGCGCGTGCGGATGGCCGAGCGCGACGAGATCGCCGGGCACGTTTTCCGCCAGCGAGATCATCTCCTCGATCTTCAGATAGCCGAAGATGCGGTGGTGCGGCGCCTCGCCGTCCCTGCGGAACAGGCCGAAGAACAGGAACACGTCGCCCTGCCCCACGCCCTGGTTGGCCAGATGGGTCTGCGCGGCACCGACCTGTCCGAAGGCGCAGGTGCCGTCATCGAGGAACATCGGATCGTGATGGCACAAATCCTCCGGCCCGACCCTGCCCCGGCTGGCGCGCGAGGCGTGGTCGCCCAGCCCGAGATCGCGATAGCTGGTGCGCGAAGCCACGCCCGCCGGGATCGGCAGGCTGAGCGGAAATCCGCCGTTCGGGCCATCCACGATCGGCGAGGGTCCGCCGCCCGATCCGCTGTCGAACCCCTTGCGGCTGAAGACGATCCTCATGCCGCGCCGCGCGTCAGCGGCCCCCGACCTCGCTTCGGACCGCGCGGCCGCCCGGCGCCAGCTCGCCCTGCCAGGCCAGCAACGGCTTCCTCGCCGCCTGCGTTTCGTCGAGACGACGGCGCGGCGCGTAATGCGGGGCGCTCTTCATGCTTTCATCGCCCGCGATCGCGCGTTCGGCCACGCTGCGCAGTGCCATGATGAACTGGTCGAGCGCGGCCTTGCTCTCGGTCTCGGTCGGTTCGACCAGCATCGCGCCGTGGACGACGAGCGGGAAATACATCGTCATCGGATGATACCCCTCGTCGATCAGCGCCTTGGCGAGATCGAGAGTCGAGAGACCTTCGGCAAAGCCCTTATCGCCGAACAGCGCCTCGTGCATACACGGCCCGCTATGCGCGAAGGGCGCGTGCAGCAGGTCTTCGAGGCTGCGCAGCACGTAATTGGCGTTGAGCACGGCGTCTTCGGCGACCTGCCGCAACCCGTCCGCGCCGTGGCTGAGGATGTAGGTCAGCGCGCGGGTGAACATGCCCATCTGGCCGTGAAAGGCGGTCATCCGCCCGAAGCTCTGCATCTTGCCGCCGAAATGCTCTTCGGAGAAGCTGTCGGCGTCCTCTTCCTCGACCAGATGCACCACGCCATCCGCCGTGCGTGCGGTATAGGGGAGCGGTGCGAAGGGGCTGAGCGCTTCGGACAGCACCACCGGACCCGAACCCGGCCCGCCCCCGCCATGGGGCGTCGAAAAGGTCTTGTGGAGGTTGATGTGCATCGCATCGACGCCGAGGTCGCCGGGGCGCACCCGGCCGACGATGGCGTTGAAATTGGCCCCGTCGCAATAGACGTAACCACCCGCTGCATGGACCGCGTCGGAAATCGCCTTCATGTCCCGCTCGAACAGGCCGCAGGTGTTGGGATTGGTGATCATCACCCCCGCCACGTCCGGTCCGAGCCGCGCCTTCAGGGCTTCGAGATCGACGCGCCCTTCGCTGGTCGCCGGGATATCCTCCACCCGGTAACCCGCAAAGGCGGCCGTGGCGGGATTGGTCCCGTGCGCGCTTTCGGGCACGAGGATGACCTCGCGCGCATCGCCCTTGGCTTCCAGCGCGGCGCGGATGCAGAGGATGCCGCACAATTCGCCATGCGCGCCCGCTTTGGGGCTCATCGCGACGCCGTGCATTCCGGTCAGCGTGATCAGCCAGTGCGCCAATTCGTTGACCACTTCGAGCGCGCCGCGCACGGTATCGACCGGCTGCAAGGGGTGGACATCGGCGAAACCGGGCATTCGCGCGACCTTTTCGTTGAGGCGCGGATTGTGCTTCATCGTGCAGCTGCCGAGCGGAAACAGGCCCAGATCGATGGCGTAGTTCTGGCGGCTGAGGCGCGTGTAATGGCGCACGGTTTCCGGCTCGGTCAGGCCGGGCAGGCCGATCGGTTCGGAGCGGGCGAGATCGCCGAGGCGGCTCGAAAGCCCCTCCTCTTCAGGGGAGGGGTTGGGGTGGGGGCTGTCATCAGACGAAGCGCCTCTGTCGTTACAGGCCCCACCCCCGGCCCCTCCCCTAAAGGGGAGGGGAGACGCGAAATCGACGCCGGTCGTGTCGGGGCCACCGATTTCGAAGATCAACGGCTCTTCCAGCATCAGCGCGCGATTACCGGTGACGGTGTCGGGGCCGCTGACGGCGTTATGGCCTTCGACCGGAGTGCCTGGCTTCCAGCCGGACTTGTTGGGCGCGTTCATGACAGGGCTCCTTCCAGAGCGGAGGCGAGCGTTTCGATATCCTCCTCGGTGGTGGTCTCGGTCACCGCGACCAGCAGACCGTCCGCCAGCGCGTCATTGCCGGGGAACAGCCGCCCGAGCGAGACGCCCGCCAGCACGCCGTCTTCGGCCAGCTTGCGCACGACGGCGCGCGCATCCTGTCCGATCCGCACCGTGAACTCGTTGAAGAAATTGTCGTTCAGCACGCTCACCCCCGGCACCTTGGCCAGACGATCGGCGGCGATGCAGGCGAGGCGGTGGTTTTCCGCCGCAAGCGCGCGCAGGCCCTTCTCTCCCAGCAGCGTCATATGCACGCTGAAGGCGAGCGCGCAGAGGCCCGAATTGGTGCAGATATTGCTCGTCGCCTTCTCGCGCCGGATATGCTGTTCGCGGGTCGAGAGCGTGAGGACGAAGCCGCGCTTGCCCTCCGCATCCACCGTTTCTCCGCACAGGCGACCCGGCATCTGGCGGACATGCTTGGGATCGCGCACGGCGAAGAGGCCCAGATACGGCCCGCCGAACTGGAGGCCGACGCCGATCGCCTGGCCTTCGCCCACGACGATGTCCGCGCCCTGCTCGCCCGGCGATTTCACCGCGCCCAGCGCCACCGGCTCGGTATTGAGGACGACCAGCAGCGCGCCTTTCTCATGCGCCGCGTCCGCGATCTCCTGAAGGTTCGGCAGACGACCGAGGATGTCGGGATATTGCACGACGACGCAGCTCGTCTTGTCGTCGATCCGCGCGATCAGGCCCTGATTGTCGGGCGCGGATTGCAGAGCAGGCTCGGCCCCCGCGATCGCGTCCTCGGTGAACTTCGCCATGGTGCGCACGACCTCGGCGTAATGGGGGTGCAGGGCGCCCGAGAGCACCACGCGATCGCGCTTGGTGATGCGCGCCGCCATCGCCACCGCTTCCCAGCAGGCGGTCGACCCGTCATACATCGATGCGTTCGCCACCGCGCAGCCATAGAGGCGCGCGACCTGGCTCTGGAATTCGAACAGCATCTGCAACGTGCCCTGCGCGATTTCCGGCTGGTAGGGCGTGTAGGCGGTCAGGAATTCCCCGCGCTGGATGATGTGATCGACGCTGGCCGGAACGTGGTGGCGATAGGCCCCGGCCCCGAGGAAGAACGGCGCGTCCGCTGCGGCGAGGTTCTTCTTCGAGAGCCGCCGCATATGCTTTTCGACCGCCATTTCGCTGGCATGCATCGGCAGGCCGTGGATCGGGCCGGTGAGGCGCGCCTCTTCGGGGACGTCCACGAACAGATCGTCGATCGACGAGGCGCCGACTTTTTCGAGCATCGCACCGCGATCGGCGTCGGTCAGGGGTAGGTAGCGCATGGTTACTCCTAAGGCCCCCTCCCGCATCGGGAGGGGGAAGCAGGCTCACAGCCCGTCGCAGAAGCTCTTATAGGCGGCTTCGTCCATCAGACCGTCCAGCTCGCCCTTGTCGGCGATGGTCAGCTTGAAGAACCAGCCATCGGCTTCGGGCGAGGAATTGACCAGCGCCGGGTCCTCGTCGAGCGCCTGGTTCGCTTCGGTCACTTCGCCGGTGATGGGCGCATAGACATCGCTTGCCGCCTTGACGCTTTCGACCACGGCGGCGTCCTTGCCCTTCGCAACCTGCGCTCCCGTATCGGGCAGTTCGACGAACACTATGTCGCCCAATTGCTCCTGCGCGTAATCGGTGATCCCAACGGTTGCGATGTCGCCATCGACATCGATCCATTCGTGTTCTTCGGTGAAATAACGGGCCATCGGTCAGTTTCCTCTGTGATAGCGATGGGGGACGAAGGGGAGCTTGGCGACCTTAGCGGGCAGTCGCTTGTTACGAACCTCGACGGTGAGTTCGGTTCCCTCACCTGCATGATCGCTCATGACATAGCCCATGGCGATCGGGTGGCCGAGCGTGGGCGAGAAGCCGCCGCTGGTGACGCGGCCGACCGCATCCTCGCCGTGATAGATCACCGCACCCTCGCGCGCGGGCAGGCGGCCTTCGAGGACGAGGCCCACGCGCTTGTCGGCGCAGCCATCGGCCAGTTTCACCGCGCAGGCGGAGTGGCCCATCCAGCCGCCGCTCTCGCGCCGCGTCTTGGTCAGCGCGAAGGTGAGGTCGGCGGTAACGGGGTCGATATCGGCGGTGAGGTCGTGCCCATAGAGCGGCAGGCCCGCTTCGAGGCGCAGCGAATCGCGCGCGCCCAGGCCCGCCGGGCGCACCTCGATCTCCGCGCAGAGGCGATTGGCGAGCGATTCGACGAATTCCGCAGGAACCGAGATTTCGAACCCGTCCTCGCCCGTATAGCCCGCGCGCGTGATCCGCAGCGGCCATTCGCCGAACTGGTAAAGGGTCGATTGCATGAAGACGAGATCATCGGGCACGCCGCGCATCACCCGCCCCAGCGCCGTCGCCGCCTTGGGGCCCTGAAGGGCGATCAGCGCCTGATCGTCCATATGGGTCAGCGTGACATCGTCCGACAAATGTTCGCGCAAATGGGCGATATCATCCCACTTCATCGCGCCGTTAACGACGACGTAATAGGCCGGTTCGCCCCAATGGCCTTCGGTGCCAGCTTCTTCGTCGCCCTTGATCCAGGGGGTGGCGTTGGTGACCATCAGATCGTCGAGGATGCCGCCCTCGTCATTGAGCAGCAGCGAATAGCGCACCCGGCCCGGCTTCAGCGAGGCGATGGCGCCCGGCAGCAGCTTTTCCAGTTCCGCAGCCGCATTCTCGCCCGTGACCATCAGCTGGCCCATATGGCTGACATCGAACAGGCCCGCCTGGTCGCGCGTCCAGTCATGCTCGGCGACGATGCCGCCGCCCTGTTCCTTGTTGTACTGGATCGGCATCTGATAGCCCGCGAAGGGCACCATGCGCGCGCCCTTCTGGCGGTGCCAGGCATCCAGCGGCAGCATCTCGGTGGTTTCGGGCGTATCGCCGGTGTCGTCGCTCATATCAGGCCCCGCAAGCATGGTGGCGCCGCAAACGGCGCAATCGAAATCCATGCCCCCTCTGTCGGGAAACCTGAGAGCTTAGCCGGCCATGACGGTTGCCCGTGACAGCTGGCATTCCCCTTCGGTGGCCGCCAGCGGTTCGCACCGCGAGCAACGCTTTCCAGAGTGTCGAGGGCCCGCGCGGTCCCTTTGCCTGAGAGTTTCCGGGGCGGTTGCTCCTTCGGCGCCGCCGGGCCGACCGGAACCGGCCTGCCCCGCGAGCTCTCCCGCGCGCGCCCGCCACAGAATCGCTTCCGCAGCAGACCGCTATCCGGTGGACGTTTCGCGCACGCCGGTCAATCGGCAAACGGCGCGGATCGGCGCTTTTGCTCAGGTCAGAGGGCTTACGCGTTGAGCCACAGGAGATAGAGCGCCGACAGCACGATCCACGCCCCGTCCAGCGTCTTCAACCGCTTCGCGCCCAGCCACAAGGCGACAGGCCGCGCCAAGAAGCCGCCCAGCATGGCGGCGGGCGCCGCGAGCAGGACGACCTCCCACTGGATCGTGCCCGCTTCGATATGCCACACGGCTCCGGCGATCACGCTGACGGCCGAGATCACGCAGGCCGCCCCAGTGCACAGCAGCACGGGATAATGGCGGATGAAGAGATAGAGCGCCACCAGCTCACCCACGCCGACCGAGAACAGCGCCGTGATCGGGCCACCAACGAGGCCGATAGCGACCAGCACGAACAGATCGCCCCCTGCTAACCGATCGCGCTCCTGCCGCCGCGCATTCACCGTCCAGGTCGCGAGGATGAGAGCGCTGCCGAGCAGGATGGAAAAGCCCTTATAGGCGAGCAGGACCGCGTGCTGGTCGAGGCTGGCGAGCCGCTGGGTCAGCAGCATTCCGGGGAGCGACAGCGCCAGGACACACAGGACGACGCGCGCGAAATCCCGTATCCTCACGCTTGCTTCGAAAGCGCCCGGCTCCGGCTGGTGCAGCAGCCGGTCGGTCCAGCGCAGCGCCCCCATGCTCATTCCGAAGCTCTGGATCGCCATCGACACGCCGACCACCTGCAAGGGCGCGAGCGCCATCACGTCGAGTTCGCGCAGGGCGTTGAAAACCGGCACGAACACCACGCCGCCGCCCGTCCCCGACGTATTCGCAATGATCGCCCCGACGAGCCCGACTGCGGGCAGGAACCACAGGCTGCCCAGCAAGGCGGGCGAAACCGGGACCAGCAGCCAGAGCGCTGCGTAGGCAAACAGCAGCACCGCGCCGCCGATCAGGACGATGCGGCCGGGCGGCACCCTGCTCAGTCGAGATTGGGCCGCAGCCATCTTTCCGCCGTGGCGAGATCGACTCCGCGCCGCCGCGCGTAATCCTCGAGCTGGTCGCGCCCGATCCGCGCGACGCCGAAATATTCGCTTTCGGGATGTCCGAAATAGAACCCGCTCACCGCCGCGGTCGGCCACATGGCGAAGCTTTCGGTCAGGGTCAGCCCCGCATTCTCCGGCGCGTCGAGCAGATCGAACAGGATCGGCTTCAACGAGTGATCCGGGCAGGCAGGATAGCCGGGCGCCGGGCGGATACCGCGATACTCTTCCTTGATAAGCGCCTGATTGGTCAGCTGTTCGTGCGGCGCATAACCCCACAGATCGGTGCGCACATATTGATGCAGTCGCTCCGCGAAGGCTTCGGCGAAGCGATCGGCCAGCGCCTTCAGGAGGATATCCGAATAATCGTCCTTATCGGCGCGGAAGCGTTCGGAATGCGGATCGATCCCGTGAATGCCGACCGCGAAGCCGCCCATCCAGTCACCCGCCGGATCGATGAAATCGGCAAGGCACATATTGGCCCGCTCGCGCGATTTCTTGACCTGCTGGCGCAGGAAGGGGAGCGTGACATGGCCGCTGTCGAGATGGAGCGTGATGTCGTCGCCATCGCGCGCGCAGGGCCAGAAACCGCAGACGCCGCGCGCGGTCAGCCATTTCTCCGCGATGATCCGGTCGAGCATCGCATTGGCATCGGCGAACAATTGCGTCGCCGTCTCGCCCACCACCTCGTCGTCCAGGATCTTGGGATAGGTCCCGTGCAGTTCCCAAGCGCGGAAGAACGGGGTCCAGTCGATATAGTCGCGCAATTCCGCGAGATCCCAATCGGGAAAGACGTGACGCCCCGGCTGGAGCGGGGGCGCGGCCTTGTCCGACAGATAGATGTCGAAGAAATTGGCGCGCGCCTCTTCGAGCGACAGCAGGACGCTTTTCGACTGGCCTTCGCGCGCCTTCCTGACCTTGACGTATTCGCCCGCCGTGTCGGTGACGAAATCGTCGCGCTGGGTGTCCGACAGAAGCCGGCTCGCGACGCCGACGGCGCGGCTGGCATCGAGGACGTGGATCACCGGGCCTTCATAGGCCGGATCGATCCGCAGCGCCGTGTGCACCTTGCTCGTGGTCGCCCCGCCGATCAGCAGCGGCATGGTCATCTTCGCGGACTGCATTTCCTGCGCCACAGTCACCATTTCGTCCAGCGACGGGGTGATGAGGCCCGACAGCCCGATCATGTCGGCCTGGTTCTCGTTCGCCGCCGCGAGAATCTGCGACCAGGGCACCATGACGCCCAGATCGACCACCTCGTACCCGTTGCACTGCAACACCACGCCGACGATGTTCTTGCCGATATCGTGGACGTCGCCCTTTACCGTGGCCATGATGATGGTGCCCTTGGCCTTGGCGCCCGGTTCCTTGCTCGCCTCGATGAAGGGGATGAGGTGCGCGACCGCTTTCTTCATCACGCGCGCCGATTTGACGACCTGCGGCAGGAACATCTTGCCCGATCCGAACAGGTCGCCGACGACGTTCATCCCGTCCATCAGCGGGCCTTCGATGACCTCGATGGGCCGCGCGAATTGCTGCCGCGCTTCCTCGGTATCGGCGACGACATGCGCGTCGATGCCCTTGACCAGCGCGTGCTCCAGCCGGCGCTTCACGTCCCAGCCGCGCCATTCCTCCGCCGCCTTCTCGTCCGCCGCACTCTTGCTGCGATAGCTTTCGGCAAGGTCGATCAGACGTTCGGTCGCGTCCTTACGGCGCATGAGGATCACGTCCTCGCACGCCTCGCGCAGTTCCGGGTCGATCTGGTCGTAAACGTCGAGCTGACCGGCATTCACGATCGCCATGTCGAGCCCGGCGGGGATCGCGTGATAGAGGAAGACCGAATGCATCGCGCGGCGCACGGTCTCGTTGCCGCGAAAGCTGAAGCTCAGATTGGACAGGCCGCCGCTGGTCTTCGCCTTGGGGCAGCGGCGCTTGATTTCGGCCACTGCTTCGAGGAAATCGAGGCCATACCGGTCATGCTCCTCGATCCCCGTGGCGACCGCGAAGATGTTGGGATCGAAGATGATATCCTCGGGCGGGAAGCCTATCCCGACGAGCAGGTCATAGGCGCGCGAACAGATTTCGACCTTGCGCGCCTTGGTATCGGCCTGTCCCGTTTCGTCGAACGCCATGACCACGACCGCCGCCCCATAATCGCGACAGATACGAGCGTGTTCGAGGAAGGGCTCCTCGCCCTCCTTCATCGAGATCGAATTGACGATCGGCTTGCCGCTGACGCATTTCAGACCTGCCTCGATCACGTCGAATTTGGAGCTGTCGATCATCACCGGCACGCGTGCGATATCGGGCTCGGCGGCGATCAGCTTGAGAAAAGTGGTCATCGCCTGCTTCGCGTCGAGCAGGCCCTCGTCCATATTGATGTCGATGATCTGCGCGCCGTTCTCGACCTGCTCGCGCGCGACCTCCACGGCTGGTTCATAATCGCCCGCCATGATCAGCTTCTTGAAGCGCGCCGATCCGGTGACATTGGTGCGCTCGCCGATATTGACGAAGCGGGCGGTGGTAAGATCGCTCATGGAATGCTCAGACCTGTTCGAGATCGCGCGCCAGCACGACGTCGTCATAAAGAGTGCCGCCGACATCGAAGCGGCGCGTTGCGATCTGGCGGAAGCCGTGCTTCGCATAGAAGCCGATCGCGCGGTGATTGTCGTCCTTCACGCCCAGCAGCAGGCGCGAATGCTCCGCTGCTCCGGCGATGACGCTCGCCAGCAAGCGCGCTGCCGTATCGCCGCCATGAAAGCGGGAGAGAAGGTAGATTTTCTTGAGCTCGATATCGCCCGGTCCCGAAGCGTCGAGTTCCGGCGCAGTCAGCATCGCATAGCCGACCGGCGCGCCGTCGAGTTCCGCCAGCCAAGCTCGCGCACCGCCTGCCAATCGCTCGCGCAGGTGATCGACCGCGTGATGGCGCGCGCAGTGCGTCACCAGCGCCTCGCCATCGATCATGCCGGCAAAGGTTTCGAGGAAAGTCGCATCGGCCACCAGCGACAGGCGCGCCGCATCCCCCGCGCTCGCTTCGCGAATGGCGATATCGGGTCGGGCGGTTGCGCTCATGCCGCTCCGATCACGCCGCGATCGTAAAGGGTTCGAGCCCGGCGAGCTGCATATCGGCCTCGACCTCAGGCACGGTGCGCGGCGTCACGCCTTCGACCGCGCGCGCCATCGCCGCGATGTGATCGGGCGTCGATCCGCAGCAGCCGCCCAGCGCGTTGATGCGCCTGTTCTCGGCCCATACGCGCGTCAGCGATGCGGTCGTCTCGGGCAGTTCGTCATATTCGCCGAGATCGTTGGGGAGGCCTGCATTGGGATAGGCCATCAGATAGGTGTCGGCGATATCGGACAGCAGCTGGACATGCGGGCGCAGCTGTTCCGCGCCGAAGCTGCAATTCAGCCCGATCGTCAGCGGCTTGGCGTGGCGCACGGTATACCAGAACGCCTCCACAGTATGGCCCGACAGGTTGCGGCCCGACAGGTCGGTCAGCGTCAGCGAGATCATCAGCGGGATATCGGTACCGAGTTCGCGTTCGAGCTGCTTGACCGCCATGATCGCGGCCTTGCAATTCAGCGTGTCGAACACCGTCTCGATCAGGATGAAATCCGCCCCGCCCTCGATCAGGGCGGCGCATTGTTCGCGGTAGACATCGACGATGGTGTCGAAATCGACCTCGCGAAAGCCGGGGTCCTCGACATCGGGGGAGAGCGAAAGCGTCTTGTTGGTCGGCCCCACCGCGCCCGCGACGAAGCGGGGGATGCCGTCCTTCGCGCTCCGCTCGTCGACCGCCTCGCGGATGATGCGCGCGGCGGACACGTTGATGTCACGCACCAGCCCTTCCGCGCCGTAATCGGCCTGGCTGATGCGATTGGCGTTGAAGGTGTTGGTGGCGAGGATATGCGCGCCCGCATCGATATAGCTGTCGCAGATCTTTCGGATGACCTGCGGCTGGGTCAGATTGACGAGATCGTTATTGCCCTTCTGGTCATGATTCAGCCCGGTATCGCCCGCATAATCCTCGGGCGAGAGCTTCGCGCGCTGGATTTCGGTGCCGTAGGGGCCGTCCTTGATCAGGATGCGCGCCTTGGCGGCCGTTTCGAAGTCTTCGCGTTTGGTCATGTGTCGGCTTTCGGGCGCAGGCCGAGCATATGGCAGATGGCATAGCTCAGCTCGGCGCGGTTGAGAGTGTAGAAATGGAACTGGCGCACGCCGCCCGCATAGAGACGACGGCAGAGTTCGGCGGCGATGGTGGCGCTGACCAGCTGGCGCGCTTCGGGTTTTTCATCGAGGCCTTCGAACAGCCCCTCCATCCAGTGCGGGATCGCCGTGCCGCACAGGCCGGACATCTTCTGTACCGCGGCGAAGCTCATCACCGGCATGATGCCCGGCACGATCTCCCCCTCGATCCCCGCCGCCGCCGCGCGGTCGCGAAAATCGAAGAAACATTCCGGCTCGAAGAAGAATTGCGTGATCGCGCGCGTCGCGCCCGCGTCGAACTTGGCCTTGAGATTGTCGAGATCCGCCTGGCGATCTTTCGAATCGGGATGCATCTCGGGATAGGCGGCGGCCGAAATCTCGAAATCGCCGACCTTCTTCAATCCCTTGATGAGATCGACCGCGTTCTCGTAGCCGCCGGGATGGGGCGCATAACCCGCCTCGCTATCGGGCGCATCGCCGCGCAGGGCGACGATATGGCGGATGCCCTCCTCCCAGTAATGCCGGGCCACCGCATCGACCTCCTCGCGCGTCGCGGCGACGCAGGTGAGGTGGGCAGCGGCGGGAATCTGGGCCTCGTTCTGAATGCGGACGACCTGTTCGTGCGTGCGCTCGCGCGTCGACCCGCCCGCGCCATAGGTCACCGATACGAAACGCGGATCGAGCGGCTTCAGCGTCTCGACACTCTGCCACAGCGTTTCGGCCATCTTCTCGCTCTTGGGCGGGAAGAATTCGAAGCTGACCTCGATATCGCCAACAAGGTCGGAAAACATCGGCGCTTCCAGAGCGCGCTGCGCTTCGCGCATCTGATCGAGCGTGGGGCTCATGACGCCGCCGCCGTTCTGGCGGGCAGGTTTTCGTCCGCCGCGAGGGCTATCCATATCTTGACCACCAGGGTTCCTCCGTCGAGCGATAGGGGGGGCTGCTGCGCCAGTCCCGCATCCGTCAGCAGCGTCTGCATCTGCGCATCCGAGAATCCGAGGCGGGCATGGGCGTGGCGTTCGCGCAATTCCTCGTGCCGATGGGCCGCGAAATCGACGATCGCGACCTTGCCGCCGGGCCTCAGGACCCGCGCGGCCTCGGCGATGGCGAGCGCGGGGTCCTGCGCGAAATGCAGCACCTGATGGAACAGGACCGTGTCGAAACTCGCATCGTTGAAGGGCAGCTGGGCGAAATCGCCCTGCACCAGCTCGACCCGCTCGGTCGGAAGATGCTGCAATTTGGCACGCGCGACGCGTAGCATGGCGAGGCTCTTATCGAGCGCGACGATCCGCTCGGCGGAGCGTGCGAACAGCTCCGCCATCCGGC
This genomic interval carries:
- the gcvPB gene encoding aminomethyl-transferring glycine dehydrogenase subunit GcvPB, coding for MNAPNKSGWKPGTPVEGHNAVSGPDTVTGNRALMLEEPLIFEIGGPDTTGVDFASPLPFRGGAGGGACNDRGASSDDSPHPNPSPEEEGLSSRLGDLARSEPIGLPGLTEPETVRHYTRLSRQNYAIDLGLFPLGSCTMKHNPRLNEKVARMPGFADVHPLQPVDTVRGALEVVNELAHWLITLTGMHGVAMSPKAGAHGELCGILCIRAALEAKGDAREVILVPESAHGTNPATAAFAGYRVEDIPATSEGRVDLEALKARLGPDVAGVMITNPNTCGLFERDMKAISDAVHAAGGYVYCDGANFNAIVGRVRPGDLGVDAMHINLHKTFSTPHGGGGPGSGPVVLSEALSPFAPLPYTARTADGVVHLVEEEDADSFSEEHFGGKMQSFGRMTAFHGQMGMFTRALTYILSHGADGLRQVAEDAVLNANYVLRSLEDLLHAPFAHSGPCMHEALFGDKGFAEGLSTLDLAKALIDEGYHPMTMYFPLVVHGAMLVEPTETESKAALDQFIMALRSVAERAIAGDESMKSAPHYAPRRRLDETQAARKPLLAWQGELAPGGRAVRSEVGGR
- the mmsB gene encoding 3-hydroxyisobutyrate dehydrogenase, coding for MKIAFIGLGNMGGGMAANLVKAGHSVHAFDLSADALDAAKTNGCTPFTDAGEACAEVEAVVTMLPNGGIVKSVYEGSVIGTAPAGAVLLDCSTIDVATAKETIAAAENAGYAMVDAPVSGGIAAANGGTLTFMVGGSEEAFERAKPVLEAMGKAVIHAGDAGAGQTAKICNNMLLAITMIGTSEAMKMAEKLGLDPQKFYEISSQSSGYNWSLNAYTPLPGVGVESPADKDYQGGFATALMLKDLRLAMEAAENSDAPVPLGARAASLYEDFAGAGNGGLDFSAIIKTYK
- the gcvH gene encoding glycine cleavage system protein GcvH encodes the protein MARYFTEEHEWIDVDGDIATVGITDYAQEQLGDIVFVELPDTGAQVAKGKDAAVVESVKAASDVYAPITGEVTEANQALDEDPALVNSSPEADGWFFKLTIADKGELDGLMDEAAYKSFCDGL
- the gcvPA gene encoding aminomethyl-transferring glycine dehydrogenase subunit GcvPA, which produces MRYLPLTDADRGAMLEKVGASSIDDLFVDVPEEARLTGPIHGLPMHASEMAVEKHMRRLSKKNLAAADAPFFLGAGAYRHHVPASVDHIIQRGEFLTAYTPYQPEIAQGTLQMLFEFQSQVARLYGCAVANASMYDGSTACWEAVAMAARITKRDRVVLSGALHPHYAEVVRTMAKFTEDAIAGAEPALQSAPDNQGLIARIDDKTSCVVVQYPDILGRLPNLQEIADAAHEKGALLVVLNTEPVALGAVKSPGEQGADIVVGEGQAIGVGLQFGGPYLGLFAVRDPKHVRQMPGRLCGETVDAEGKRGFVLTLSTREQHIRREKATSNICTNSGLCALAFSVHMTLLGEKGLRALAAENHRLACIAADRLAKVPGVSVLNDNFFNEFTVRIGQDARAVVRKLAEDGVLAGVSLGRLFPGNDALADGLLVAVTETTTEEDIETLASALEGALS
- a CDS encoding enoyl-CoA hydratase-related protein; the protein is MADYETITVETDAQGNAGVTLITLNRPKALNALNSQVLNDLIEAFAAYQADETQLCAVLTGSGEKAFAAGADIKEMSEKAAADFYLQDFFAPWTSEIVKKTRKPWIAAVNGFALGGGCELAMMADFIIASENAKFGQPEINLGVAPGMGGSQRLTKAIGKSKAMEMCLTGRMMGAEEAERSNLVVRVVPHDELLGDALKTAATIASKPPMAAIANKEMVNAAFETSLDQGLIVERRIFQILAASEDKKEGMAAFVEKREGKWKGR